The following coding sequences lie in one Thermoleophilia bacterium genomic window:
- the lhgO gene encoding L-2-hydroxyglutarate oxidase, giving the protein MSRDAPPPPQVDFAVVGGGILGLAVAREVLKRHAGATLAVLEAEDEIAAHQTSHSSGVIHAGVYYEPGSLRAKLCVEGAAELTAYCDERSVPWSMNGKLIVATAEDEIDRLDRLEVRARENGVAGLSRLSEDEITSVEPNARGLSALHSPTTAVVEFGLVAAALADDIETAGGSIHLGATVLDVKPSAAGLDLWTGKGGVRAGRAVFCGGLQSDRLARMAGGEVEPRIVPIRGGYLKVKADRQDLVRGNLYPLPDPDLPFLGAHLTRTADGSLLIGPTAMLAGARDAYRLTRLSRWDIWETASWPGTWRLIARQPRAAVQEIHHSVSARSLVKEARRLLPGLRLEDVEPGPAGVRAQALGRDGTLIEDFLTERTENAIHVRNAPSPAATSSLALARLVVDELEAESPV; this is encoded by the coding sequence ATGAGTCGCGATGCTCCCCCACCACCGCAGGTTGATTTTGCGGTGGTGGGCGGCGGCATCCTCGGCCTGGCGGTCGCCCGCGAGGTCCTCAAGCGGCACGCAGGCGCCACGCTGGCCGTCCTCGAAGCCGAAGACGAGATAGCCGCCCACCAGACGTCGCACTCGAGCGGCGTGATCCACGCCGGCGTCTACTATGAGCCCGGGTCCCTCCGGGCGAAGCTCTGCGTTGAAGGTGCGGCGGAACTGACCGCCTACTGCGACGAACGGTCCGTCCCCTGGTCGATGAACGGCAAGCTGATCGTCGCTACCGCTGAGGACGAAATCGACCGGCTCGACCGGCTGGAAGTCCGGGCGAGGGAGAACGGGGTCGCCGGTCTGTCCAGGCTTTCCGAAGACGAGATCACCTCGGTCGAGCCGAATGCCCGTGGCCTTTCCGCCCTTCATTCCCCGACCACGGCCGTAGTCGAATTTGGCCTCGTCGCCGCAGCTCTTGCCGATGACATCGAAACGGCCGGTGGATCGATCCACCTCGGTGCAACGGTGCTCGATGTAAAACCCTCTGCCGCCGGGCTTGACCTCTGGACCGGAAAGGGCGGCGTGCGTGCCGGGCGGGCGGTCTTCTGCGGCGGACTCCAGTCGGACCGGCTCGCCCGGATGGCCGGCGGCGAAGTCGAGCCGCGAATCGTGCCGATCCGCGGCGGGTACCTGAAGGTGAAGGCCGACCGGCAGGATCTGGTCAGGGGCAACCTCTACCCCTTGCCCGACCCCGACCTTCCCTTTCTCGGAGCCCACCTAACCCGCACCGCCGACGGGTCGCTGCTGATCGGACCAACCGCGATGCTGGCGGGCGCCCGGGATGCCTACCGCCTGACCCGCCTCAGCCGCTGGGACATCTGGGAGACAGCCAGCTGGCCGGGCACCTGGCGCCTGATCGCCCGCCAGCCTCGAGCAGCCGTCCAGGAGATCCACCATTCGGTCAGCGCCCGCTCCCTTGTCAAAGAGGCCCGGCGGCTCCTGCCGGGTCTCCGCCTCGAGGACGTCGAGCCCGGACCGGCCGGCGTCCGCGCCCAGGCCCTCGGTCGCGACGGGACCCTGATCGAGGACTTCCTGACCGAGAGAACCGAAAACGCGATCCACGTAAGGAACGCCCCCTCCCCGGCCGCAACCTCATCCCTAGCCCTGGCCCGCCTGGTGGTCGACGAGCTGGAAGCCGAGTCTCCCGTCTAG
- a CDS encoding NAD(P)H-dependent oxidoreductase, with protein MKVLAIHGSLRADSFSRRLAAAAADLAPEGVEVELYDGLDSVPNYNQDLEPDRIPAGVEDLREKMEASDAILIVTPEYNASVPGALRNAIDWASRPHGDSSLQGRPAAIISNSPMPFGAIWANQQVRKSFTITGTPTVERELAIGKIDERLGEDGTITDQATRDDITSILAELEELTGEVNQAKLEELAA; from the coding sequence ATGAAGGTCCTCGCAATCCACGGCAGCCTGAGAGCGGATTCGTTCTCCAGGCGCCTCGCGGCCGCCGCGGCCGATCTCGCCCCCGAGGGGGTCGAGGTCGAGCTCTACGACGGTCTCGATTCGGTCCCCAACTACAACCAGGACCTCGAGCCCGATCGCATTCCCGCCGGAGTCGAGGACCTGCGCGAAAAGATGGAAGCCAGCGACGCGATCCTGATCGTCACACCGGAATACAACGCCAGCGTGCCGGGTGCGCTCAGGAACGCGATCGACTGGGCCTCGCGTCCACACGGTGATTCTTCCCTTCAGGGCCGACCCGCAGCGATCATTTCGAACAGCCCGATGCCCTTCGGCGCGATCTGGGCGAACCAGCAGGTTCGAAAGTCATTCACGATCACCGGCACCCCGACCGTCGAGCGCGAACTGGCGATCGGAAAGATCGATGAGAGGCTGGGCGAAGACGGAACGATCACCGACCAGGCGACCCGCGATGACATCACCTCGATCCTGGCCGAGCTCGAAGAACTCACCGGTGAAGTCAATCAGGCGAAGCTCGAAGAGCTGGCTGCCTGA
- a CDS encoding YceI family protein: MSTTEQAVRIETGSYNVDTVHSQVGFEVKHLGISTFRGSFGGFAGTVTVGENGIEAIDGSIEVASVKVPEEQLIGHLLSPDFFDAESNPQGTFKSTSIEAVDGETYRVTGDLTLRGVTKPAEVELEVEGAGIGMDGSSVLSLKAGGVINRNDYGISWGATLDSGAAVVGEKVNLVINVEAVKASE; this comes from the coding sequence ATGAGCACCACCGAACAGGCAGTACGCATCGAGACCGGTAGCTACAACGTCGACACCGTTCACTCGCAGGTCGGTTTCGAGGTCAAGCACCTCGGCATCTCCACCTTCCGCGGCAGCTTCGGCGGATTCGCCGGAACGGTCACGGTCGGAGAAAACGGCATCGAGGCCATCGACGGCTCAATCGAAGTAGCCAGCGTCAAGGTTCCCGAAGAGCAGCTCATCGGACACCTCCTCAGCCCGGACTTCTTCGACGCCGAGAGCAACCCACAGGGCACGTTCAAGTCGACCAGCATCGAAGCCGTCGACGGCGAGACCTACCGCGTGACCGGCGACCTCACCCTCCGCGGCGTGACCAAGCCGGCCGAAGTCGAACTCGAAGTCGAAGGCGCCGGCATCGGCATGGATGGCAGCTCCGTCCTCAGCCTCAAGGCCGGTGGCGTCATCAACCGCAACGACTACGGAATCTCCTGGGGCGCGACCCTGGACAGCGGTGCCGCGGTCGTCGGCGAGAAGGTCAACCTCGTGATCAACGTCGAAGCAGTCAAGGCGTCGGAGTAG
- a CDS encoding MarR family transcriptional regulator, producing MAQAAPATTKTSKVDDPAYAAAWQAIRNSHLTVVERIESELSDSGLPDLAWYDVLVKLEVSAAPVRPKDMLCQVSVTKSGLTRLLDRIEKAGLIERSYCPSDRRGTFLSITNAGRSTLAEMKPIRDRVFDAHFVGSLSEAEAEVITELLSRVAASAVGELEAQGDCDV from the coding sequence ATGGCACAAGCAGCCCCCGCAACCACGAAGACCTCGAAGGTCGACGATCCGGCTTACGCAGCCGCATGGCAGGCCATTCGCAACTCCCACTTGACGGTGGTCGAGCGCATCGAGTCCGAGCTCTCGGATTCCGGACTGCCCGACCTTGCGTGGTACGACGTGCTCGTGAAACTGGAGGTTTCAGCGGCTCCGGTACGGCCCAAGGACATGCTTTGTCAGGTCAGCGTCACCAAGTCCGGGCTGACCCGCCTGCTTGACCGGATCGAGAAGGCCGGGCTGATCGAGAGGAGCTACTGCCCCTCTGACCGGCGCGGAACTTTCCTGTCGATCACCAATGCCGGGCGTTCAACGCTCGCCGAAATGAAGCCCATCCGCGACCGGGTATTCGACGCGCACTTCGTCGGGAGCCTTTCGGAGGCAGAAGCCGAAGTGATCACCGAACTGCTTAGCCGCGTCGCCGCCAGTGCCGTCGGCGAGCTCGAAGCCCAGGGCGACTGCGACGTCTGA
- a CDS encoding acyltransferase has protein sequence MKEGLISPLQHYWTLSVEEQFYVVWPLLVVAVSSLLTRNGRHLRRTLLVVIVPLAAASLIYSISYSVADPESAFLSTFTRGWELAFGVILALVLPKRIRLPGPVSTLLAASGLLVVVACTYLLDSADPFPGWLALFPVLATVALLVAGASDDDGPVSWLLSTAPFQYVGNISYSLYLWHWPFVVFAIAIWGDMDPAWLVLVTLASSVPAAISSHYIEQPLHRSRSLTLRPGRALALGGVCILVTVGVSLAVTTDRIQVDVLSADQARGAAVLSGGKFPIETSTGQIRPNPIYARNDRGHLFDDDCLLIGDDTVSPSCTYGNPDSERKVVAFGDSHALEYFPALEAIAEEEGWRLEGLTRGNCPPSDVDSGEICNSFRRNSIERIKAERPGLVVIASATALNPPMEVDGQSVTGQAKVPYLRRGLVKTIDEIKTSGAKVVVIGDQTRAPFTPADCVAENLDSLRSCTFRKKERGAGSYDRAAARLTGSTFIDPVPMLCRRNLCPSVIGDVLVYRDDYHLTATYAKTLTTWLSRRLPAVP, from the coding sequence GTGAAGGAAGGGTTGATCAGCCCGCTCCAGCACTACTGGACGCTCTCGGTGGAAGAACAGTTCTATGTCGTCTGGCCGCTCCTGGTGGTGGCAGTCAGCAGCCTTCTGACCCGCAACGGCCGTCACCTGAGACGGACCCTCCTGGTGGTGATCGTTCCGCTGGCGGCAGCTTCCCTGATCTACAGCATCAGCTATTCGGTGGCCGATCCGGAAAGCGCATTCCTCTCCACCTTCACCCGCGGCTGGGAACTGGCCTTCGGCGTGATCCTTGCCTTGGTGCTGCCGAAGAGGATTCGGCTGCCCGGACCCGTATCCACCCTGCTTGCGGCGTCCGGCCTGCTCGTGGTCGTTGCGTGTACCTATCTCCTGGACTCCGCCGATCCTTTCCCTGGCTGGCTTGCCCTGTTTCCCGTGCTGGCAACGGTGGCGTTGCTCGTGGCCGGTGCATCAGACGACGACGGACCCGTTTCGTGGCTTCTTTCGACGGCACCGTTCCAGTACGTCGGCAACATCTCCTATTCGCTCTACCTCTGGCACTGGCCTTTCGTGGTCTTCGCAATTGCCATCTGGGGAGACATGGATCCGGCCTGGCTCGTCCTGGTCACGCTTGCTTCGTCGGTGCCGGCCGCGATCTCCAGTCACTACATCGAACAGCCACTTCATCGATCCCGTTCGCTGACGCTCCGCCCCGGCCGCGCCCTGGCCCTTGGCGGGGTCTGCATTCTCGTGACGGTTGGCGTCAGTCTCGCGGTGACCACCGACCGGATCCAGGTCGACGTGCTCTCAGCCGACCAGGCCCGGGGCGCGGCGGTGCTGAGCGGGGGCAAATTCCCGATCGAGACCTCAACCGGCCAAATCAGGCCAAACCCGATCTACGCGAGAAATGACCGAGGCCACCTTTTCGATGACGACTGCCTTCTGATTGGCGACGACACCGTGTCTCCAAGCTGTACCTATGGCAACCCCGATTCTGAAAGAAAGGTAGTTGCCTTTGGCGACTCGCATGCTCTCGAATACTTCCCGGCCCTGGAAGCCATTGCGGAAGAAGAAGGTTGGCGACTTGAAGGCCTGACCCGGGGGAACTGTCCGCCATCTGACGTCGACAGCGGCGAGATCTGTAACTCCTTTCGACGCAATTCGATCGAAAGGATCAAAGCCGAGCGACCGGGCCTGGTCGTGATCGCATCAGCTACGGCGCTCAATCCTCCGATGGAGGTTGACGGTCAATCGGTCACCGGTCAGGCGAAGGTTCCCTACCTGCGGCGCGGACTGGTCAAGACCATCGACGAAATCAAGACGAGCGGGGCGAAAGTGGTCGTGATCGGAGACCAGACCAGGGCACCGTTCACTCCGGCCGACTGCGTCGCCGAAAATCTGGACAGCCTCCGTTCCTGCACCTTCAGGAAGAAGGAGAGGGGTGCGGGCAGCTATGACCGCGCTGCCGCCAGACTGACGGGTTCGACCTTCATCGACCCGGTTCCGATGCTTTGCCGACGGAACCTCTGTCCCTCAGTGATTGGCGACGTACTCGTCTACCGCGACGACTACCACCTGACGGCGACCTACGCGAAAACCCTTACCACCTGGCTCTCCCGCAGGCTGCCGGCCGTTCCCTGA